In a single window of the Diospyros lotus cultivar Yz01 chromosome 10, ASM1463336v1, whole genome shotgun sequence genome:
- the LOC127811922 gene encoding probable protein phosphatase 2C 47 — MIESAVTNMFIPNFRSGSHTDRGYREFNEDEHICIDDLSAQLGHLFGCPLQSAFYAVFDGHGDSNAAAAYIKEHAMNLFFEDVNLPQTSEINDAFLKELVSAHRRAFLLADQALAGESSVSPYSGTTALTALLLGRHLMVANAGDCRAVLCQKGVALQMSQDHRPSYPPEYQRVEKVGGYIEYGYLNGDLAVTRALGDWYMKSPLGSSSPLIAEPEVEHIMLTEEDEFLIVACDGIWDAISNEEAVNLVRRALMRHDNPQECAKELVNEALRLNTTDNVTAIVLCFSPPRSREPTPRRPRSRRDWNRLRNFLD; from the coding sequence ATGATTGAATCTGCTGTCACAAATATGTTCATCCCAAACTTTCGTTCTGGTAGCCATACAGACAGGGGATACCGAGAATTCAATGAAGACGAACACATCTGCATTGATGATCTATCTGCACAATTAGGCCATCTGTTTGGGTGCCCTTTGCAAAGTGCTTTTTATGCCGTCTTTGATGGACATGGTGACTCCAATGCAGCAGCAGCTTACATCAAGGAGCATGCCATGAATTTATTCTTTGAAGATGTTAACTTGCCCCAAACATCTGAAATTAACGATGCTTTCTTGAAAGAGTTGGTCAGTGCTCATCGCAGAGCGTTTCTTCTGGCTGACCAAGCATTGGCTGGAGAATCTAGTGTTTCTCCTTATTCCGGAACAACAGCACTGACTGCCCTATTACTCGGCAGGCATCTAATGGTCGCCAATGCTGGTGACTGTCGCGCTGTTCTCTGCCAGAAAGGAGTTGCATTGCAAATGTCCCAAGACCACAGGCCTAGTTATCCACCAGAGTACCAGAGGGTGGAGAAGGTTGGTGGTTACATCGAGTATGGCTACCTCAATGGTGATCTTGCAGTCACTCGTGCCCTCGGAGACTGGTACATGAAATCTCCGTTAGGCTCTTCATCACCTCTAATCGCCGAGCCAGAAGTCGAACATATCATGCTAACCGAAGAAGATGAATTTCTGATTGTCGCTTGTGATGGAATCTGGGATGCCATCTCAAATGAGGAAGCAGTCAACTTGGTTCGGCGTGCACTAATGCGCCACGACAACCCACAGGAGTGTGCCAAAGAACTGGTGAACGAAGCGCTGCGCCTGAACACAACGGACAACGTCACTGCAATCGTCTTGTGCTTCTCTCCTCCTCGTTCCCGGGAGCCTACTCCTCGCCGGCCAAGGTCGAGGCGCGACTGGAATAGGTTGAGGAACTTCCTGGACTGA
- the LOC127811921 gene encoding dihydrolipoyl dehydrogenase 1, mitochondrial — MAMASLARRKASHLFCNSFSSDVFRYSVSLTSFSRGFAASGSDDNDVVVVGGGPGGYVAAIKAAQLGLKTTCIEKRGALGGTCLNVGCIPSKALLHSSHMYHEAKHSFAHHGIKFPSVEVDLPAMMAQKDKAVSNLTRGIEGLFKKNKVNYVKGYGKVISPSEVSVDNIDGGNTVVKGKNIIIATGSDVKSLPGITIDEKRIVSSTGALALTEIPKKLVVIGAGYIGLEMGSVWGRLGSEVTVVEFAPDIVPTMDGEVRKQFQRMLEKQKMKFMLKTKVVSVDTSGSGVKLTVEPAAGGEQSTLEADVVLVSAGRVPFTDGLGLDKIGVETDKAGRILVNGRFATNVPGVYAIGDVIPGPMLAHKAEEDGVACVEFIAGKEGHVDYDMVPGVVYTHPEVASVGKTEEQVKSLGVDYRVGKFPFLANSRAKAIDDAEGLVKILAEKETDRILGVHIMSPNAGELIHEAVLALQYGASSEDIARTCHAHPTMSEAVKEAAMATYDKPIHI; from the exons ATGGCGATGGCGAGCTTGGCCAGACGGAAGGCTTCGCATCTCTTCTGCAATTCCTTCTCTTCCGACGTTTTCAGGTACTCCGTCTCTCTCACCTCCTTCTCCAGGGGATTCGCCGCCTCAGGATCCGATGACAACGACGTGGTCGTCGTCGGTGGCGGCCCTGGCGGCTACGTCGCCGCCATCAAGGCGGCTCAGCTCGGCCTCAAGACCACCTGTATCGAGAAGCGAGGCGCGTTGGGCGGAACCTGCCTCAACGTTGGTTGCATCCCTTCCAAg GCTCTTCTCCATTCGTCTCACATGTATCATGAAGCCAAGCACTCATTTGCCCACCATGGTATCAAGTTTCCTTCAGTTGAGGTTGATCTGCCTGCCATGATGGCCCAAAAAGATAAGGCTGTGTCTAATCTGACACGTGGTATTGAAGGTCTCTTCAAGAAAAACAAAGTAAACTATGTTAAAGGCTATGGAAAGGTCATTTCTCCTTCTGAAGTTTCTGTTGATAACATTGATGGCGGAAATACTGTTGTGAAAGGCAAGAACATAATAATTGCCACTGGCTCTGATGTCAAGTCTCTACCAGGGATCACCATCGATGAGAAAAGGATTGTGTCATCAACTGGAGCTTTAGCTTTGACAGAAATCCCAAAGAAACTTGTGGTCATTGGAGCTGGCTACATTGGCCTTGAGATGGGCTCAGTGTGGGGCCGTCTTGGCTCAGAGGTCACGGTTGTTGAATTTGCTCCAGATATTGTCCCAACCATGGATGGTGAGGTTCGCAAGCAATTTCAACGAATGCTTGAGAAGCAGAAGATGAAATTCATGCTGAAAACTAAGGTGGTATCAGTGGACACGTCTGGGAGTGGTGTGAAGTTGACTGTCGAACCAGCAGCTGGTGGCGAGCAGAGTACACTTGAAGCTGATGTTGTCCTTGTTTCTGCTGGTAGGGTTCCATTTACGGATGGACTTGGGTTGGACAAGATTGGAGTGGAAACTGACAAGGCTGGTCGAATCTTGGTTAATGGGCGATTTGCAACAAATGTGCCTGGAGTGTATGCAATTGGAGATGTTATTCCTGGGCCAATGTTAGCCCACAAGGCAGAAGAGGATGGGGTTGCATGTGTGGAGTTCATAGCTGGCAAAGAAGGTCATGTGGACTATGATATGGTCCCTGGAGTCGTTTATACACACCCGGAGGTGGCTTCTGTTGGAAAGACTGAAGAGCAGGTGAAGTCACTTGGTGTTGATTACCGTGTTGGGAAGTTCCCATTCTTGGCAAACAGCCGAGCCAAAGCCATAGACGACGCTGAGGGCCTGGTCAAGATTCTGGCTGAGAAAGAGACGGACAGGATATTGGGTGTCCACATCATGTCTCCGAATGCTGGAGAGCTCATTCACGAGGCTGTCCTGGCCTTGCAGTATGGAGCATCGAGTGAGGACATTGCTCGCACGTGCCATGCACATCCAACAATGAGTGAGGCTGTGAAAGAGGCTGCAATGGCCACTTATGACAAGCCCATTCACATTTAA
- the LOC127811923 gene encoding uncharacterized protein LOC127811923 isoform X2, with product MNSSTMASLTNGFNSSGNRQEEDGAIPEVASAPSLHAEPEEIERKARVDAVWQQMNKGVSTKTLKSISNKHSSTVNKTTQNGSASWMSFLGLAKTKAALPQQDKREKQPNHKQNSISDEEAKKLAAAALSAVEDAAALAAASEKGKLEISEVRGLVGHDTEGKKLIGNSPKETYEKAKAPVSAPSAVDAVLEQIKKKQKLSVLDKTKKDWGEYKEENKGLEDELEAYKKSSNQYLERVSFLQRADYREFERERDVRLAMQAKRKADMREDP from the exons ATGAATTCATCTACAATGGCTTCTTTGACCAATGGATTCAACTCATCAG GTAACAGACAAGAAGAAGATGGGGCAATACCAGAAGTTGCTTCAGCTCCCAGCTTACATGCAGAACCTGAAGAAATCG AGAGGAAAGCTCGGGTGGATGCTGTATGGCAGCAAATGAATAAAGGAGTATCTACTAAGACTCTCAAATCTATCTCAAATAAGCATAGTTCAACTGTAAATAAAACTACACAGAATGGTTCTGCT AGCTGGATGTCATTTCTGGGCCTGGCAAAGACGAAAGCAGCACTTCCTCAGCAAGACAAGCGAGAAAAGCAACCCAATCATAAACAGAATAGCATCAGTGATGAAGAAGCTAAGAAGCTTGCTGCTGCTGCACTATCAGCAGTTGAGGATGCTGCTGCTCTTGCTGCGGCTTCAGAGAAGGGGAAACTTGAG ATCTCTGAGGTCCGAGGCCTTGTGGGTCATGATACTGAAGGAAAGAAGCTTATTGGTAACAGTCCAAAGGAGACATACGAAAAGGCTAAAGCCCCAGTATCAGCCCCTTCTGCTGTTGACGCTGTTCTTGAGCAAATTAAGAAGAAGCAAAAGCTCAGTGTGCTTGACAAGACAAAAAAGGATTGGGGAGAATACAAGGAAGAGAACAAGGGCTTGGAAGATGAGCTGGAAGCTTACAAGAAGAGCTCAAATCAGTACTTAGAAAGGGTATCTTTCTTGCAGCGAGCAGATTATAGGGAATTCGAGCGAGAAAGAGATGTCCGGCTAGCAATGCAGGCCAAGCGAAAAGCAGATATGCGAGAGGATCCATGA
- the LOC127811923 gene encoding uncharacterized protein LOC127811923 isoform X3 — protein MNKGVSTKTLKSISNKHSSTVNKTTQNGSASWMSFLGLAKTKAALPQQDKREKQPNHKQNSISDEEAKKLAAAALSAVEDAAALAAASEKGKLEISEVRGLVGHDTEGKKLIGNSPKETYEKAKAPVSAPSAVDAVLEQIKKKQKLSVLDKTKKDWGEYKEENKGLEDELEAYKKSSNQYLERVSFLQRADYREFERERDVRLAMQAKRKADMREDP, from the exons ATGAATAAAGGAGTATCTACTAAGACTCTCAAATCTATCTCAAATAAGCATAGTTCAACTGTAAATAAAACTACACAGAATGGTTCTGCT AGCTGGATGTCATTTCTGGGCCTGGCAAAGACGAAAGCAGCACTTCCTCAGCAAGACAAGCGAGAAAAGCAACCCAATCATAAACAGAATAGCATCAGTGATGAAGAAGCTAAGAAGCTTGCTGCTGCTGCACTATCAGCAGTTGAGGATGCTGCTGCTCTTGCTGCGGCTTCAGAGAAGGGGAAACTTGAG ATCTCTGAGGTCCGAGGCCTTGTGGGTCATGATACTGAAGGAAAGAAGCTTATTGGTAACAGTCCAAAGGAGACATACGAAAAGGCTAAAGCCCCAGTATCAGCCCCTTCTGCTGTTGACGCTGTTCTTGAGCAAATTAAGAAGAAGCAAAAGCTCAGTGTGCTTGACAAGACAAAAAAGGATTGGGGAGAATACAAGGAAGAGAACAAGGGCTTGGAAGATGAGCTGGAAGCTTACAAGAAGAGCTCAAATCAGTACTTAGAAAGGGTATCTTTCTTGCAGCGAGCAGATTATAGGGAATTCGAGCGAGAAAGAGATGTCCGGCTAGCAATGCAGGCCAAGCGAAAAGCAGATATGCGAGAGGATCCATGA
- the LOC127811923 gene encoding uncharacterized protein LOC127811923 isoform X1, which translates to MAVMLVFLEHCYQIHFQGNRQEEDGAIPEVASAPSLHAEPEEIERKARVDAVWQQMNKGVSTKTLKSISNKHSSTVNKTTQNGSASWMSFLGLAKTKAALPQQDKREKQPNHKQNSISDEEAKKLAAAALSAVEDAAALAAASEKGKLEISEVRGLVGHDTEGKKLIGNSPKETYEKAKAPVSAPSAVDAVLEQIKKKQKLSVLDKTKKDWGEYKEENKGLEDELEAYKKSSNQYLERVSFLQRADYREFERERDVRLAMQAKRKADMREDP; encoded by the exons ATGGCAGTCATGCTAGTTTTCCTGGAACATTGCTATCAGATCCATTTCCAAG GTAACAGACAAGAAGAAGATGGGGCAATACCAGAAGTTGCTTCAGCTCCCAGCTTACATGCAGAACCTGAAGAAATCG AGAGGAAAGCTCGGGTGGATGCTGTATGGCAGCAAATGAATAAAGGAGTATCTACTAAGACTCTCAAATCTATCTCAAATAAGCATAGTTCAACTGTAAATAAAACTACACAGAATGGTTCTGCT AGCTGGATGTCATTTCTGGGCCTGGCAAAGACGAAAGCAGCACTTCCTCAGCAAGACAAGCGAGAAAAGCAACCCAATCATAAACAGAATAGCATCAGTGATGAAGAAGCTAAGAAGCTTGCTGCTGCTGCACTATCAGCAGTTGAGGATGCTGCTGCTCTTGCTGCGGCTTCAGAGAAGGGGAAACTTGAG ATCTCTGAGGTCCGAGGCCTTGTGGGTCATGATACTGAAGGAAAGAAGCTTATTGGTAACAGTCCAAAGGAGACATACGAAAAGGCTAAAGCCCCAGTATCAGCCCCTTCTGCTGTTGACGCTGTTCTTGAGCAAATTAAGAAGAAGCAAAAGCTCAGTGTGCTTGACAAGACAAAAAAGGATTGGGGAGAATACAAGGAAGAGAACAAGGGCTTGGAAGATGAGCTGGAAGCTTACAAGAAGAGCTCAAATCAGTACTTAGAAAGGGTATCTTTCTTGCAGCGAGCAGATTATAGGGAATTCGAGCGAGAAAGAGATGTCCGGCTAGCAATGCAGGCCAAGCGAAAAGCAGATATGCGAGAGGATCCATGA